One genomic window of Nicotiana sylvestris chromosome 10, ASM39365v2, whole genome shotgun sequence includes the following:
- the LOC104217741 gene encoding receptor-like protein kinase HERK 1 isoform X2, whose amino-acid sequence MLVSLFLSLGAYLIKKALETVARVNMGGPAVSFENDTLWRSWVPDKSYLIQPDFAKSLSKIGSVKYTPGGATSDIAPPTVYGTCTKMNVDASGNDAIANFNVTWAFNVDRGFQYFIRLHLCDIVSTAANQLLFNVYVDSSNAASDFDLSSKVQGRLATAYYMDFVTPPANSNNLSISIGPSSKSAYPDAFLNGLELLKLNNTRGSLADMASVPPSTSSGSKNNIGVIIGVSVGVTLALLMVGVLFCMHRRRKQEQLRLSKMWIPLSIGGGTSHTMGSKYSNGTTMSAASNLSYRIPFAAMKEATKNFDESLVIGIGGFGKVFKGVLYDGTKVAVKRGNPSSQQGLREFQTEIEMLSQFRHRHLVSLIGYCDEKNEMILVYEYMENGTLKSHLYGSDMPSMSWKQRLEICIGAARGLHYLHTGYAQAVIHRDVKSANILLDENLMAKVADFGLSKAGPELDQTHVSTAVKGSFGYLDPEYFRRQQLTEKSDVYSFGVVLFEVLCARHVIDPSLPREMVNLAEWAMKWQKKGQLEQIIDRNLAGKIRPDSLRKFGETAEKCLADYGVDRPSMGDVLWNLEYALQFQEAVIQVDPEEKSTILIGELSPQVNDFSRIDANASAEQFEASNLEDLSGVSMSKVFSQLVKSEGR is encoded by the exons ATGTTGGTGTCTCTCTTTCTCAGTCTTGGAGCATATTTAATCAAAAAG GCTTTAGAAACAGTTGCTAGAGTTAACATGGGCGGGCCCGCTGTGTCGTTTGAAAACGATACGCTATGGCGAAGTTGGGTTCCTGATAAAAGTTACTTAATACAGCCAGATTTTGCCAAGTCCTTGTCAAAGATTGGATCTGTAAAGTACACTCCCGGTGGAGCAACATCAGATATTGCACCACCGACTGTGTATGGTACGTGCACTAAGATGAATGTGGATGCTTCTGGTAATGATGCCATTGCTAATTTTAATGTGACATGGGCTTTCAATGTGGACAGAGGTTTCCAGTATTTCATTCGCTTACACTTGTGCGACATAGTGAGTACAGCTGCTAATCAGCTGTTGTTTAATGTTTATGTTGATTCCTCGAATGCGGCTTCTGATTTTGATCTGAGTTCTAAAGTTCAAGGCAGATTGGCCACTGCATATTACATGGATTTTGTTACACCACCAGCTAATAGCAACAACCTTAGCATTAGTATCGGCCCATCTTCAAAGAGTGCTTATCCAGATGCCTTTCTAAATGGATTGGAACTGTTGAAGTTGAATAATACTCGGGGCAGCCTTGCTGATATGGCCTCTGTTCCTCCGTCCACAAGCTCGGGCTCGAAAAACAATATCGGAGTCATCATTGGTGTAAGCGTAGGTGTAACACTTGCTTTGCTCATGGTTGGTGTTTTGTTTTGCATGCACAGAAGAAGAAAGCAGGAGCAACTTCGCTTGTCAAAGATGTGGATTCCTTTGTCTATTGGCGGGGGCACGTCTCATACTATGGGAAGCAAATACTCGAACGGGACAACCATGAGTGCAGCTTCTAACTTGAGTTATCGCATACCTTTTGCAGCCATGAAAGAAGCAACCAAAAACTTTGATGAGAGTTTGGTCATTGGGATAGGTGGATTTGGAAAGGTATTCAAGGGTGTTTTATACGATGGTACAAAGGTAGCTGTTAAGAGGGGTAATCCCAGCTCCCAACAAGGTCTTAGAGAGTTCCAAACTGAAATAGAGATGCTCTCTCAGTTTCGCCATCGTCATCTTGTTTCGTTGATTGGATACTGTGATGAAAAAAATGAGATGATTCTTGTGTATGAGTACATGGAAAATGGAACCCTCAAGAGCCATTTGTATGGTTCAGATATGCCGAGTATGAGCTGGAAACAAAGGCTGGAGATATGCATTGGGGCTGCCAGAGGTCTACACTACCTTCATACCGGCTATGCGCAAGCAGTTATACATCGTGATGTCAAATCCGCAAACATATTGCTTGATGAGAATTTGATGGCAAAAGTTGCTGATTTTGGACTTTCTAAGGCAGGACCTGAGCTCGATCAAACCCATGTTAGCACTGCGGTGAAAGGGAGCTTTGGGTACCTAGATCCTGAATATTTCAGAAGGCAACAATTGACGGAAAAAAGTGATGTTTACTCTTTTGGTGTTGTTCTGTTTGAGGTTCTTTGTGCTAGGCATGTCATTGATCCATCTCTTCCGAGGGAGATGGTCAATTTAGCTGAATGGGCGATGAAGTGGCAGAAGAAGGGACAACTGGAGCAAATCATAGATCGGAATCTTGCTGGAAAAATAAGACCAGATTCCCTCAGGAAGTTTGGAGAAACAGCAGAGAAATGCTTGGCTGATTATGGCGTCGACAGGCCTTCAATGGGTGATGTTCTATGGAACTTGGAGTACGCGCTTCAATTTCAAGAGGCTGTTATTCAAGTTGATCCTGAAGAAAAGAGTACAATTCTCATAGGAGAGCTCTCTCCTCAAGTGAATGATTTCAGTCGTATTGATGCCAATGCTTCTGCTGAGCAGTTTGAAGCGTCAAATCTGGAGGATCTATCTGGAGTTTCCATGAGTAAGGTTTTCTCACAATTGGTTAAGTCTGAAGGAAGATAA
- the LOC104217741 gene encoding receptor-like protein kinase HERK 1 isoform X1 — MMNSWSLFILVLGFLCVSGFNPSDNYLIDCGSTKDTNVGNRVFVSDKSASKFLSTAQNILADTPSNSITKANDSPLYQTARIFTSTSSYKFPITKTGRHWIRLYFYPFEYKTYDLSSATFSVSTQQIVLLGNFSPKYVSFKEFSLNVTTSDLEIIFSPLADSIAYINALEIVSVPDSLITDDASTFDPPGVFNDMYAQALETVARVNMGGPAVSFENDTLWRSWVPDKSYLIQPDFAKSLSKIGSVKYTPGGATSDIAPPTVYGTCTKMNVDASGNDAIANFNVTWAFNVDRGFQYFIRLHLCDIVSTAANQLLFNVYVDSSNAASDFDLSSKVQGRLATAYYMDFVTPPANSNNLSISIGPSSKSAYPDAFLNGLELLKLNNTRGSLADMASVPPSTSSGSKNNIGVIIGVSVGVTLALLMVGVLFCMHRRRKQEQLRLSKMWIPLSIGGGTSHTMGSKYSNGTTMSAASNLSYRIPFAAMKEATKNFDESLVIGIGGFGKVFKGVLYDGTKVAVKRGNPSSQQGLREFQTEIEMLSQFRHRHLVSLIGYCDEKNEMILVYEYMENGTLKSHLYGSDMPSMSWKQRLEICIGAARGLHYLHTGYAQAVIHRDVKSANILLDENLMAKVADFGLSKAGPELDQTHVSTAVKGSFGYLDPEYFRRQQLTEKSDVYSFGVVLFEVLCARHVIDPSLPREMVNLAEWAMKWQKKGQLEQIIDRNLAGKIRPDSLRKFGETAEKCLADYGVDRPSMGDVLWNLEYALQFQEAVIQVDPEEKSTILIGELSPQVNDFSRIDANASAEQFEASNLEDLSGVSMSKVFSQLVKSEGR, encoded by the coding sequence atgatgaattcttgGAGTTTGTTTATATTGGTGTTGGGATTTTTGTGTGTGTCTGGGTTTAATCCATCAGATAATTACTTAATAGACTGTGGATCCACTAAAGATACTAATGTTGGTAATAGGGTTTTTGTCTCTGATAAATCAGCTTCAAAATTTCTTTCAACTGCTCAAAATATATTAGCTGATACCCCTTCAAACTCAATTACAAAGGCTAATGATTCACCTCTATATCAAACAGCTAGAATCTTTACTTCAACATCCAGCTATAAATTCCCCATTACTAAAACTGGAAGGCACTGGATCCGTCTTTACTTTTACCCATTTGAGTACAAAACTTATGATTTGAGCTCAGCAACTTTCTCTGTTTCCACACAACAGATTGTTCTCCTTGGCAATTTTAGTCCTAAATATGTTTCCTTTAAAGAATTTTCTTTGAATGTAACGACGAGTGATCTTGAAATCATATTCTCTCCTTTGGCTGATTCAATTGCCTATATAAATGCCTTGGAAATTGTCTCTGTACCCGATAGCCTTATAACTGATGACGCATCCACCTTTGATCCACCCGGGGTATTCAATGATATGTATGCACAGGCTTTAGAAACAGTTGCTAGAGTTAACATGGGCGGGCCCGCTGTGTCGTTTGAAAACGATACGCTATGGCGAAGTTGGGTTCCTGATAAAAGTTACTTAATACAGCCAGATTTTGCCAAGTCCTTGTCAAAGATTGGATCTGTAAAGTACACTCCCGGTGGAGCAACATCAGATATTGCACCACCGACTGTGTATGGTACGTGCACTAAGATGAATGTGGATGCTTCTGGTAATGATGCCATTGCTAATTTTAATGTGACATGGGCTTTCAATGTGGACAGAGGTTTCCAGTATTTCATTCGCTTACACTTGTGCGACATAGTGAGTACAGCTGCTAATCAGCTGTTGTTTAATGTTTATGTTGATTCCTCGAATGCGGCTTCTGATTTTGATCTGAGTTCTAAAGTTCAAGGCAGATTGGCCACTGCATATTACATGGATTTTGTTACACCACCAGCTAATAGCAACAACCTTAGCATTAGTATCGGCCCATCTTCAAAGAGTGCTTATCCAGATGCCTTTCTAAATGGATTGGAACTGTTGAAGTTGAATAATACTCGGGGCAGCCTTGCTGATATGGCCTCTGTTCCTCCGTCCACAAGCTCGGGCTCGAAAAACAATATCGGAGTCATCATTGGTGTAAGCGTAGGTGTAACACTTGCTTTGCTCATGGTTGGTGTTTTGTTTTGCATGCACAGAAGAAGAAAGCAGGAGCAACTTCGCTTGTCAAAGATGTGGATTCCTTTGTCTATTGGCGGGGGCACGTCTCATACTATGGGAAGCAAATACTCGAACGGGACAACCATGAGTGCAGCTTCTAACTTGAGTTATCGCATACCTTTTGCAGCCATGAAAGAAGCAACCAAAAACTTTGATGAGAGTTTGGTCATTGGGATAGGTGGATTTGGAAAGGTATTCAAGGGTGTTTTATACGATGGTACAAAGGTAGCTGTTAAGAGGGGTAATCCCAGCTCCCAACAAGGTCTTAGAGAGTTCCAAACTGAAATAGAGATGCTCTCTCAGTTTCGCCATCGTCATCTTGTTTCGTTGATTGGATACTGTGATGAAAAAAATGAGATGATTCTTGTGTATGAGTACATGGAAAATGGAACCCTCAAGAGCCATTTGTATGGTTCAGATATGCCGAGTATGAGCTGGAAACAAAGGCTGGAGATATGCATTGGGGCTGCCAGAGGTCTACACTACCTTCATACCGGCTATGCGCAAGCAGTTATACATCGTGATGTCAAATCCGCAAACATATTGCTTGATGAGAATTTGATGGCAAAAGTTGCTGATTTTGGACTTTCTAAGGCAGGACCTGAGCTCGATCAAACCCATGTTAGCACTGCGGTGAAAGGGAGCTTTGGGTACCTAGATCCTGAATATTTCAGAAGGCAACAATTGACGGAAAAAAGTGATGTTTACTCTTTTGGTGTTGTTCTGTTTGAGGTTCTTTGTGCTAGGCATGTCATTGATCCATCTCTTCCGAGGGAGATGGTCAATTTAGCTGAATGGGCGATGAAGTGGCAGAAGAAGGGACAACTGGAGCAAATCATAGATCGGAATCTTGCTGGAAAAATAAGACCAGATTCCCTCAGGAAGTTTGGAGAAACAGCAGAGAAATGCTTGGCTGATTATGGCGTCGACAGGCCTTCAATGGGTGATGTTCTATGGAACTTGGAGTACGCGCTTCAATTTCAAGAGGCTGTTATTCAAGTTGATCCTGAAGAAAAGAGTACAATTCTCATAGGAGAGCTCTCTCCTCAAGTGAATGATTTCAGTCGTATTGATGCCAATGCTTCTGCTGAGCAGTTTGAAGCGTCAAATCTGGAGGATCTATCTGGAGTTTCCATGAGTAAGGTTTTCTCACAATTGGTTAAGTCTGAAGGAAGATAA
- the LOC104217741 gene encoding receptor-like protein kinase HERK 1 isoform X3, which produces MLVSLFLSLGAYLIKKPDFAKSLSKIGSVKYTPGGATSDIAPPTVYGTCTKMNVDASGNDAIANFNVTWAFNVDRGFQYFIRLHLCDIVSTAANQLLFNVYVDSSNAASDFDLSSKVQGRLATAYYMDFVTPPANSNNLSISIGPSSKSAYPDAFLNGLELLKLNNTRGSLADMASVPPSTSSGSKNNIGVIIGVSVGVTLALLMVGVLFCMHRRRKQEQLRLSKMWIPLSIGGGTSHTMGSKYSNGTTMSAASNLSYRIPFAAMKEATKNFDESLVIGIGGFGKVFKGVLYDGTKVAVKRGNPSSQQGLREFQTEIEMLSQFRHRHLVSLIGYCDEKNEMILVYEYMENGTLKSHLYGSDMPSMSWKQRLEICIGAARGLHYLHTGYAQAVIHRDVKSANILLDENLMAKVADFGLSKAGPELDQTHVSTAVKGSFGYLDPEYFRRQQLTEKSDVYSFGVVLFEVLCARHVIDPSLPREMVNLAEWAMKWQKKGQLEQIIDRNLAGKIRPDSLRKFGETAEKCLADYGVDRPSMGDVLWNLEYALQFQEAVIQVDPEEKSTILIGELSPQVNDFSRIDANASAEQFEASNLEDLSGVSMSKVFSQLVKSEGR; this is translated from the exons ATGTTGGTGTCTCTCTTTCTCAGTCTTGGAGCATATTTAATCAAAAAG CCAGATTTTGCCAAGTCCTTGTCAAAGATTGGATCTGTAAAGTACACTCCCGGTGGAGCAACATCAGATATTGCACCACCGACTGTGTATGGTACGTGCACTAAGATGAATGTGGATGCTTCTGGTAATGATGCCATTGCTAATTTTAATGTGACATGGGCTTTCAATGTGGACAGAGGTTTCCAGTATTTCATTCGCTTACACTTGTGCGACATAGTGAGTACAGCTGCTAATCAGCTGTTGTTTAATGTTTATGTTGATTCCTCGAATGCGGCTTCTGATTTTGATCTGAGTTCTAAAGTTCAAGGCAGATTGGCCACTGCATATTACATGGATTTTGTTACACCACCAGCTAATAGCAACAACCTTAGCATTAGTATCGGCCCATCTTCAAAGAGTGCTTATCCAGATGCCTTTCTAAATGGATTGGAACTGTTGAAGTTGAATAATACTCGGGGCAGCCTTGCTGATATGGCCTCTGTTCCTCCGTCCACAAGCTCGGGCTCGAAAAACAATATCGGAGTCATCATTGGTGTAAGCGTAGGTGTAACACTTGCTTTGCTCATGGTTGGTGTTTTGTTTTGCATGCACAGAAGAAGAAAGCAGGAGCAACTTCGCTTGTCAAAGATGTGGATTCCTTTGTCTATTGGCGGGGGCACGTCTCATACTATGGGAAGCAAATACTCGAACGGGACAACCATGAGTGCAGCTTCTAACTTGAGTTATCGCATACCTTTTGCAGCCATGAAAGAAGCAACCAAAAACTTTGATGAGAGTTTGGTCATTGGGATAGGTGGATTTGGAAAGGTATTCAAGGGTGTTTTATACGATGGTACAAAGGTAGCTGTTAAGAGGGGTAATCCCAGCTCCCAACAAGGTCTTAGAGAGTTCCAAACTGAAATAGAGATGCTCTCTCAGTTTCGCCATCGTCATCTTGTTTCGTTGATTGGATACTGTGATGAAAAAAATGAGATGATTCTTGTGTATGAGTACATGGAAAATGGAACCCTCAAGAGCCATTTGTATGGTTCAGATATGCCGAGTATGAGCTGGAAACAAAGGCTGGAGATATGCATTGGGGCTGCCAGAGGTCTACACTACCTTCATACCGGCTATGCGCAAGCAGTTATACATCGTGATGTCAAATCCGCAAACATATTGCTTGATGAGAATTTGATGGCAAAAGTTGCTGATTTTGGACTTTCTAAGGCAGGACCTGAGCTCGATCAAACCCATGTTAGCACTGCGGTGAAAGGGAGCTTTGGGTACCTAGATCCTGAATATTTCAGAAGGCAACAATTGACGGAAAAAAGTGATGTTTACTCTTTTGGTGTTGTTCTGTTTGAGGTTCTTTGTGCTAGGCATGTCATTGATCCATCTCTTCCGAGGGAGATGGTCAATTTAGCTGAATGGGCGATGAAGTGGCAGAAGAAGGGACAACTGGAGCAAATCATAGATCGGAATCTTGCTGGAAAAATAAGACCAGATTCCCTCAGGAAGTTTGGAGAAACAGCAGAGAAATGCTTGGCTGATTATGGCGTCGACAGGCCTTCAATGGGTGATGTTCTATGGAACTTGGAGTACGCGCTTCAATTTCAAGAGGCTGTTATTCAAGTTGATCCTGAAGAAAAGAGTACAATTCTCATAGGAGAGCTCTCTCCTCAAGTGAATGATTTCAGTCGTATTGATGCCAATGCTTCTGCTGAGCAGTTTGAAGCGTCAAATCTGGAGGATCTATCTGGAGTTTCCATGAGTAAGGTTTTCTCACAATTGGTTAAGTCTGAAGGAAGATAA
- the LOC138879735 gene encoding serine/threonine-protein phosphatase 7 long form homolog, whose product MDLPPVHPGPAEDQILVLQGDHRSSYVWEGHLLDQTLRARRPDNLWDFLRQRHFHPRVVKRLEATGFLTIFQIGGMQPDWSLITALIERWRLETHTFHLPTGEATIMLEDAQVLYGLRVDGLAVSLPQYIRAMMRPQYLDLMGQYTGYRPQGEAALRGGNRVSMTAIREHMEVLHPNITGETEAIHIERNTRDMLDMLVAGQDIGHHMFYQLGQEVQQHGDNAAVVEYGR is encoded by the exons atggacttgcCGCCTGTGCATCCTGGACCAGCCGAGGATCAGATATTAGTGTtgcagggcgaccataggtcctccTATGTATGGGAGGGACATCTATTGGATCAGACTCTCCGCGCCAGGAGACCTGACAATTTGTGGGACTTCTTGAGGCAAAGACATTTCCATCCCCGCGTAGTAAAGCGCCTAGAGGCTACGGGCTTCCTTACGATTTTTCAGATTGGCGGGATGCAACCcgattggtctctcatcacggcattgatagagcggtggcgactggagacgcacacttttcacttgcccactggagaggccaccatcatGCTTGAGGATGCTCAGGTTTTGTATGGGCTACGTGTAGATGGACTGGCTGTTTCACTGCCCCAGTACATAAGAGCTATGATGCGTCCCCAGTATTTGGATTTGATGGGGCAGTATACTGGTTACAGACCACAGGGTGAGGCTGCACTTAGAGGGGGCAATCGCGTTTCTATGACAGCTATCAGAGAGCATATGGAGGTATTGCACCCAAACATTACCGGCGAGACAGAGGCTATCCATATTGAGCGGAACACGAG ggatatgttagatatgctggtggccggacag GACATTGGGCATCACATGttctaccagttgggacaggaGGTGCAGCAGCATGGCGACAATGCTGCAGTCGTTGAGTATGGCCGGTAG